CAATGCAGTTTttgaattataatatattaagcACCAAATATATCAATATTAAAGATTCTTATACTTCTTTTAAATAGTTCCACACATGCAGGTCTCAATGCACTTATCTTACCTTTTTTTAGTTATAAGTATGTACACATAATAAAGTATTAAATACTATGATAACATGAAAATTTAAGCTTTGATACAAAATTGTAATACCATACTGCATgatgcaaaataaaaatatagaaaatacatACCATTTAACTGATGTTCAGTGTAATATGTAGGATTGTCGTCACCTCCATAGTGATATTCCATCAGGTACGGTAGTACAGTCATACTGTGCCATTTGTGTCCTTTAAGAGGAGGTATAGGCACTTCTTCTTGTGTTCTAGGATGCCTGCATATAGTCCATGGATGCTTTCTAACTTCTTGTAAAGTAAATCTTTTATCTGCATCTTTTTGTAACATTCCTTGTATAAGGGATTTCAAAGGCTCCTCTACTTCTTCAGGTATTGTATATTCACCTTTTcctatattttcatataatttataaatattatcgcCTTGAAAAGGATATTGACCTGTTGTTATATTGTACCTACAAAATATTCACAATTGTATTAGAAGAACAAGCAATAAGttcatataatttataaaatttaaataaaaatacacttacagtgTAACTCCACTACTCCATATATCTACCTTAAAACCAGAAAATGTTTCACAGCCATTTGCAATTTCAGGAGGTTGAAATGCTGGTGAACCTTGTCCCATTTTACATGTGTCATCTTCAAAAAACATATCCAATGCCTAATAGAAGATACAAAATTGGACAACTATAATAATATGTTTTATTGGTAATagcatttttttcttaatttattaaataaaaacttGAAATTTAAGAGATTATTCTAAAATTGCAAAATAAAGTAAACCGAATATATACCTCTGCAACACCAAAATCACTGATCTTTAAGGTACCATCTAAAGCTAGCAATAAATTTCCTGGTTTTATATCTTTATGTACTATTCCTTTGCTATAGAGATATTCTAAACCATCCAACAACTGACAGAAATAATCGTGTGCTTGCCAAATTGGGAGCTTCTTGAGTGGTGTGCTTCCCAACATATCCTGTAAAAGATCTAATAAATAGAAATCTAATTGTTGTTAATTCCATGCAGGCCTTTATTCTATATAACATTAGCATAAAACAATGTTCATTTTAAACATCATAAAGAATATGCTTGAATGTGAAAAGGTATTTgatgtttcatattttatatacaacTTCAGAAATTATTCTTTGTATATTCTCATTAAACATacaattacaaaaaataaactttaattgttgttattatatatagaataaaatgtttaaaaatctcTGTAAAAGTGTAACAAACATTTATAAATGTCACGTTAGTTTTCACACAGATTGTGTCTGAAACTACAAATATAATCAATATCAATTTGTGCAAAAGTATATATGTAATGCATTGTAAAATAAACTGTGTAACGCTTTTGAACTTTACCTGTAATCCACATACACAAAATTCCATAACTAGGTACATCTTCTCCTTTTCATCATTATACAAAACATCTACAAGGTTAATTACATTCTTATGTTTTAATATCCTTAATAGTTTTATCTCCCTGTTAACGAATGTGAACAAATAGTATTTAGAATTATAGAAAGTAATTACATATAtgacttaaaaaaaaatgtatgttATTTTTACATATCAATTTAGTCTTTTTAGAAAATAATGTTAtgcaatttacaaaaatacataatGTATTATACTAAATGCattgttacatttttaatactaagtatttatattttgtgCCATAAGTTCATTTTA
The Ptiloglossa arizonensis isolate GNS036 chromosome 3, iyPtiAriz1_principal, whole genome shotgun sequence genome window above contains:
- the Lkb1 gene encoding lkb1/serine/threonine kinase 11 isoform X2 yields the protein MDNRITICDPDEEEIDNEIFQEVEPVKWINDDPNYDLDEINMFFHRVDSDQIIYEEKKKKCKFIGKYVMGDVLGEGSYGKVKEVLDSETLCRRAVKILKKKKLRRIPNGELNVQREIKLLRILKHKNVINLVDVLYNDEKEKMYLVMEFCVCGLQDMLGSTPLKKLPIWQAHDYFCQLLDGLEYLYSKGIVHKDIKPGNLLLALDGTLKISDFGVAEALDMFFEDDTCKMGQGSPAFQPPEIANGCETFSGFKVDIWSSGVTLYNITTGQYPFQGDNIYKLYENIGKGEYTIPEEVEEPLKSLIQGMLQKDADKRFTLQEVRKHPWTICRHPRTQEEVPIPPLKGHKWHSMTVLPYLMEYHYGGDDNPTYYTEHQLNDSKRNTEQSFSNRLLVFLSKTCTIL
- the Lkb1 gene encoding lkb1/serine/threonine kinase 11 isoform X1, giving the protein MDNRITICDPDEEEIDNEIFQEVEPVKWINDDPNYDLDEINMFFHRVDSDQIIYEEKKKKCKFIGKYVMGDVLGEGSYGKVKEVLDSETLCRRAVKILKKKKLRRIPNGELNVQREIKLLRILKHKNVINLVDVLYNDEKEKMYLVMEFCVCGLQDMLGSTPLKKLPIWQAHDYFCQLLDGLEYLYSKGIVHKDIKPGNLLLALDGTLKISDFGVAEALDMFFEDDTCKMGQGSPAFQPPEIANGCETFSGFKVDIWSSGVTLYNITTGQYPFQGDNIYKLYENIGKGEYTIPEEVEEPLKSLIQGMLQKDADKRFTLQEVRKHPWTICRHPRTQEEVPIPPLKGHKWHSMTVLPYLMEYHYGGDDNPTYYTEHQLNEEKRLQEMDRTSEDQKTTWNSHNSKPNSHQSKRRWRKPISCISVKKFPSCKPS